TGGCCTAATGCAGTTCTATGGTTATATAACTTGACCACAGCGCTGATTGCAAGAGGCATATAAAATCCCATTTAAGGAAGAACCTGTAAATCAGATGCTGAGAAAATTTAATCTGGGGAAAATTACCACCCACAGGGCTCCATCAGATCATGAAAATTGTTtgacaagaaataaaaaagtgaaaaagacagaaaaagaaaatttgaaagagagaagaggaaaataaaaatttagtttaaatttattaaatattaaaagatataaaaatatctaatttttaaattattttcatttgtatttttcaaattaaatcaagcaaaaaatttaaattttctttcattaatattttctatggttcaaaataaaccaaaaattcTTTCAGAATTTGTTAAATTAAAGCCGTTGACGATGAAGTAAATGAAAAGGCTAAAGATTAATTGGACCGATAGATTCTGATTCTGATTTTATAAACAacaatccaaaaataaattcCAGACAGTCCACAATGTATAAAGCAAATGGCATATTAATATTGGCATAAGCACAAATTCCATCCAGCTAGGGCGTTGACAGAATTTAGATGGCAGACAGGTAGGCCCAGGTAATCTTTGGATAAATAGACCCTCGACCCGAAAGATGTGCCCTCAATATACCAAAAGCCCCAAATGAATCGATCCAGGCTAGCTCATGTTTTAACTCTTAACCTCCCCTTagatgagagagaaaattaagaaaaaatatttaggggaaaagtgggttttcactttaactttaaaaaaatataaaaaaaaataatctcaatttttataaatcaattttatctttattcatttaaaaatattttaaaatacatatatttttttataactcaaatgattatttcctaaaattactttATTGCTTGTGATGTTAATAACaccaattaataatttttttattgtgagaattgatttgagataaataaaataagaaaattgaaaaattaaaactaaaaatataaaaataaaatattatgtattttaatttttttctttttaatagtattttatttttaagtattttagttttaattatatttttaatttttaaaactttttattttattatagatgtcaactaacaaaatttttatttaattttattatatatatatatatatatatatatatatatatatatatataaaagaagacGAAcggatttatataatacaatacataaaatcattattaattaggggattctaaaaattttatttatcacttgaagatgttgaagaattttTCTATAATGATttgtatttcatattatataataaaaaatttataatatatttatttgtaaaacatttttatcaaagtaaattgataaatgaattttggataattttatttaatattattaaggaaaaagatatttcaagaaataattatttaatttatgaaaaagtgtgtttattttaaaatatttttaaattgacaaagataaattaatttataaaagttaaggttatattatcttcttcttttttttctaattaatgaGTGAAAACTCACTTTTCCCAAAAAGTTTCccataattttaagttatatatgTTCCCCTTCAGTTAATAATTTCTTCTAATTTCTGTACAGTCTTATTAAggagaaaaatacaaaagaaaaaattgttataattatgACAATGTTTATCTTAACCAAACCACTTACATACAtgagtataaaataaataattttttttttaccaatactaaacaattaattcattaatcaaaagaaaataaatattataatagtgaagctctcaaaaaaaaaaaaaaaaaacatctctcAATCGTAGtcatacttttttaaaaaataaaatttaaaatataaaagggttaaatatataatagagaCAAACTTGTCTTTttattacatgaaaaaaaatttcttcagggACGCTCCCTCCTTCAACTATCGTGAGTTGATCGGGTAGCTTAATCCCCACGAGCTCAATGGAGAGCTCTATACCTGTGAGCTTAGTAGGGAGCTCAATCCCTATAAGCTTAGCAAGGAGTTCGATCCCCAATATCCCGAGCACAACAAAACTAATTCAAGCTTCGTAAATCCAATagtttggaaattaaaaagCAATATTACTAAGAAACCAAGCAGTAACATTTGTGAAGTCACCGGACTTGTAATATTACACGGTAATACAAAACGTAGGGCACACATGCAACAAACGCAAAGTAAAAACAACACAGAACGTACAAGAAGAAAAACAGCATCCTAAACACAAAGTCAAATGATAATTCCACGAACAAATTATTCATTCATGCAAGGTTTCAGCAGTGGGTTGAGGTGACGATATTGCACTTGGCCGGGAGCTGCGTGGCCATGTTCGGGTCTATTCCCAGGTAGGGCAAGAGTGCGGAGTTCTTGAAGGAGCAGAGACATGGCAAGTCTGCCTTGGAAATGGCCGCACAGCAAGCGGGCGAAGGAGGGAGTGGGCTCTGCCCACTCACGGATGGCTTGCAGGCTGTCAACCCATCTTGGGTCATGCGGCATATGCTGCCCTGCCCATTTGCCACCACCGCTACAACCAGGACCAGCGCCAATATCACAAATCTTTTGTATGCTTCCATCTTCCTCCTGCACTCTTCTTCAACTCTGTTTGTTTTGCAGTGTGGGATGGTTGTGGTTTTAAGGGGCTTATATAGAGGGTGATCGAGTGTGGGGTGGCCCTACAATCAGTTTAATTACTATCAGCTGTCGGACATCATCATTGTCCAGAAGGACTTGTGAGTGGATTGCAAGTAAAATATGTGGATATCAAGACATAAAATCCGTGAAGTGAAGTGGCGCTTTGTTAATTTGGCAACTTTTTGGGACAAAGCCATTGAACAGGGGGCTCTCGCTCTTGTGGCCACAAGAATTGTGAAGCCTCCTGACTCCAAAGCTGGCAAATATGGCATTATTTGGGATTCACGGGCGTACACATAGTATTGTTGGtggtttcaaaaattgttatcaCTTTGGGTGAGTagtttaatattattaacattttGTCTTGATCTTGGGGACCTCACAGAGTAGTAACATGTGAACCCTAGGCCatgggcatttttttttttctaagttctTTTGGGGGTTTTCTTTTGTCTTCTGCTTTGGATGGACATGGGAAGGTGTTGAAGATTAAGAGTGAATTTGG
Above is a genomic segment from Vitis riparia cultivar Riparia Gloire de Montpellier isolate 1030 chromosome 14, EGFV_Vit.rip_1.0, whole genome shotgun sequence containing:
- the LOC117930445 gene encoding putative lipid-transfer protein DIR1; this translates as MEAYKRFVILALVLVVAVVANGQGSICRMTQDGLTACKPSVSGQSPLPPSPACCAAISKADLPCLCSFKNSALLPYLGIDPNMATQLPAKCNIVTSTHC